The Achromobacter deleyi genome has a window encoding:
- a CDS encoding trypsin-like serine peptidase — MRTVPASLSQQQINDLADLFSEALTPFNLSWLGTAVLGVDVLREEGNSIGRTKELAVRLVERLAEGHAIPAAVALLKRESRNNGYLCLGLDAILAGQRFDPSSLQGLMNTYEPFFNSAAFQRMLPRVRGAVCAVAINHKLRGTGFLIGPDLVLTNFHIFPDGYLKQSTIDSERWEQVGAGKNLGFVFDYQSEPPPNLSSKTPERAGSALIVHAADDWLVHARRLRDSDGKPYAAMPVNKELDYAVIRLVSKVGLKPSRVSGGAMRGWLPLPTDQCNFLANSRVLVFQHPGGTSQKMDVGEFVQLDPSNTRAWYSVNAAHGSSGGAAVNGNGDLFALHNADVQTPPTGLAKVNQGVRIDMIAQDLATHVQGWTSPRAVEDSTVAVWSLTDSLDNARPIIGRRVFRENVEQMTANPDKRTMVVLGEYGTFARFTVALLQRVVGNQVPIARFTRTDIQTLSPQDFSGSVLEQLGVRRDMEDPMPTPPETETLERWLALDLPNWVGRQLARHAKAQPGIFPAWVVIDVTVGPDEPRVLWTHGLRDLVTALMGVRDAGQFVDIPELRWVVTSTAPLPIGGTTRLEEDLRGDLDIESGFVECMQFAWRAIDTSENLPYTLLAWMVGRAKDENSAKPAEQRLPIRKVLAATVVNAITWAPKH; from the coding sequence ATGAGAACCGTACCCGCATCGCTGTCCCAGCAGCAGATCAACGATCTGGCCGACCTGTTTTCCGAGGCGCTAACGCCCTTCAATCTGTCATGGCTGGGCACCGCGGTCCTGGGTGTCGACGTGCTTCGTGAGGAAGGGAACAGCATCGGGCGGACAAAGGAACTGGCCGTGCGGCTGGTCGAACGACTCGCAGAAGGCCACGCCATCCCCGCCGCGGTTGCGTTGCTGAAGCGCGAGTCCAGGAACAACGGCTACCTGTGTCTAGGATTGGATGCGATTCTAGCCGGCCAGCGCTTTGACCCGAGCAGCCTCCAAGGGCTCATGAATACCTATGAGCCGTTCTTCAATTCAGCTGCGTTCCAACGCATGCTGCCTCGCGTGCGTGGTGCGGTCTGCGCGGTTGCGATCAACCACAAGCTTAGAGGCACTGGTTTTCTGATCGGCCCCGACCTAGTGCTGACCAATTTTCACATTTTCCCGGATGGCTATCTCAAGCAGTCGACTATTGATTCGGAAAGATGGGAGCAGGTCGGTGCCGGCAAGAACCTGGGCTTCGTATTCGACTACCAATCCGAACCACCCCCAAACCTTTCCAGCAAAACGCCCGAGAGGGCTGGATCCGCTTTAATCGTGCATGCTGCGGACGATTGGCTGGTGCACGCGAGACGACTACGCGATTCAGACGGGAAGCCTTACGCAGCGATGCCCGTTAACAAGGAATTGGACTATGCAGTGATCCGCCTGGTCAGCAAGGTGGGTCTAAAACCATCCCGAGTCAGTGGTGGCGCGATGCGAGGATGGCTCCCGTTGCCGACCGACCAGTGTAACTTCCTGGCAAATAGTCGCGTGTTGGTCTTTCAGCATCCTGGCGGAACGTCCCAAAAGATGGATGTGGGGGAGTTCGTTCAGTTGGATCCTTCCAACACACGGGCGTGGTATAGCGTCAACGCCGCTCACGGGTCTTCGGGTGGCGCAGCGGTCAACGGCAACGGGGACCTATTCGCGTTGCACAACGCGGACGTCCAGACTCCGCCCACCGGCCTCGCAAAGGTCAACCAGGGCGTTCGAATAGACATGATTGCGCAGGACCTGGCAACGCATGTCCAGGGCTGGACCTCGCCCCGAGCGGTGGAGGACTCTACCGTCGCTGTGTGGTCGCTCACTGATAGTCTTGACAACGCTAGACCCATCATCGGTAGACGTGTCTTCCGAGAGAACGTTGAGCAGATGACGGCCAACCCTGATAAGCGAACTATGGTGGTGCTTGGCGAGTACGGAACGTTCGCGCGTTTCACGGTCGCGCTGTTGCAGCGAGTCGTGGGTAATCAAGTGCCGATCGCAAGGTTCACACGGACCGATATTCAAACCCTGTCTCCGCAGGATTTTTCTGGCTCGGTTCTCGAGCAACTCGGGGTTCGGCGGGACATGGAGGATCCGATGCCAACGCCACCCGAGACGGAAACGCTGGAACGCTGGCTGGCGCTGGATTTGCCGAATTGGGTGGGGCGGCAACTGGCGCGGCATGCCAAGGCACAGCCAGGCATATTCCCAGCATGGGTGGTCATCGATGTCACGGTTGGGCCTGACGAGCCACGCGTGCTCTGGACCCACGGATTGCGCGACTTAGTTACTGCGCTGATGGGGGTGCGCGACGCCGGTCAGTTCGTGGACATCCCTGAGTTGCGTTGGGTTGTGACTAGCACGGCACCGTTGCCGATCGGCGGCACGACACGCCTGGAAGAAGACTTGCGCGGCGATCTGGATATCGAGAGTGGCTTCGTCGAATGCATGCAGTTCGCCTGGAGGGCGATCGACACTTCCGAAAATCTTCCGTACACGTTGCTGGCCTGGATGGTCGGCAGGGCAAAAGATGAGAATAGCGCAAAACCGGCTGAACAGCGTCTGCCCATTCGGAAAGTACTCGCCGCGACTGTCGTCAATGCGATCACCTGGGCCCCAAAACATTGA
- a CDS encoding MFS transporter yields MTALPSAFRRLASSNLAAQFSEQIALAAAPLVAVLALGASAAQTGYLQTAQTLPFLLLALPAGVLADRMSRRTLMTAAEVVRAASLLGLLALLGMGGLNLEWLAALGFLGAVGTVAYNVAAPALVPRLVPAAELASANRWLELARSAAFSAGPAAGGALVGWMGASTAYVLATTLSLLAVVLLAGLPHDAPKPAQRRHPLAELREGAAFVATHPLLRPVLLTAVFFNTAWFVLQAIYVAYAVERLGLSAAGVGITLGVYGGGMLAGALAAPWLARRLSFGAMIAVGPLSALLASVILLSTLAYPSGTWAGVGFFLFGAGPILWTITTTTLRQAVTPNALLGRVSAVIVTANFGSRPIGALIGAALAARFGVEACLWVSTAGFAVQFIVLYTSPVLRLRSQPEAVVS; encoded by the coding sequence ATGACAGCCCTGCCCTCCGCCTTCCGCCGCCTGGCCTCCTCGAACCTGGCTGCGCAGTTTTCCGAACAGATCGCACTGGCGGCCGCCCCCCTGGTCGCGGTCCTGGCCCTGGGCGCAAGCGCGGCGCAGACCGGCTATCTGCAGACCGCGCAGACGCTGCCCTTCCTGTTGCTGGCCCTGCCCGCAGGGGTGCTGGCCGACCGGATGTCGCGGCGCACGCTGATGACGGCCGCCGAGGTCGTGCGCGCGGCCAGCCTGCTTGGCCTGCTGGCGCTGCTGGGCATGGGCGGCCTGAACCTGGAATGGCTGGCCGCGCTGGGCTTCCTGGGCGCGGTCGGCACGGTGGCCTACAACGTGGCGGCCCCGGCGCTGGTGCCCAGGCTGGTGCCGGCGGCCGAACTGGCCAGCGCCAACCGCTGGCTGGAGCTGGCGCGCAGCGCGGCGTTCTCCGCCGGTCCCGCGGCGGGCGGCGCGCTGGTGGGCTGGATGGGCGCGTCCACGGCCTATGTGCTGGCCACCACCTTGTCGCTGCTGGCCGTGGTGCTGCTGGCGGGCCTGCCCCACGATGCGCCCAAGCCCGCGCAGCGCCGCCATCCGCTGGCGGAACTGCGCGAAGGCGCGGCGTTCGTCGCCACGCATCCGCTGCTGCGTCCGGTGCTGTTGACCGCAGTGTTCTTCAACACCGCCTGGTTCGTGCTGCAGGCGATCTACGTGGCCTATGCCGTCGAACGGCTGGGGCTGTCCGCCGCCGGCGTGGGGATCACGTTGGGTGTGTATGGCGGCGGCATGCTGGCGGGCGCGCTGGCGGCGCCCTGGCTGGCCCGCCGGCTGTCGTTCGGCGCGATGATCGCGGTGGGGCCGCTGTCGGCCCTGCTGGCCAGCGTCATCCTGCTGTCCACCCTGGCGTATCCGTCGGGAACGTGGGCGGGGGTGGGATTCTTCCTGTTCGGCGCCGGCCCCATTCTTTGGACCATCACCACCACCACGCTGCGCCAGGCGGTGACGCCCAATGCGCTCCTGGGCCGGGTGTCCGCCGTGATCGTGACCGCCAATTTCGGCTCTCGCCCCATCGGCGCGCTGATCGGCGCCGCGCTCGCCGCCCGGTTCGGCGTGGAGGCCTGCCTGTGGGTGTCCACGGCCGGCTTCGCCGTGCAGTTCATCGTGCTGTACACCTCGCCGGTGCTGCGCCTGCGCAGCCAGCCGGAAGCGGTCGTGTCGTGA
- the map gene encoding type I methionyl aminopeptidase has protein sequence MAKKVSIKSAADIEMARKAGAMAAEVLHMIGEHVRPGVTTDEIDRICHDYIVNVLKAIPANVGYHGFPKTICASVNHVICHGIPSAKVLKNGDILNIDVAVIKDGWFGDTSRMYYVGQPSPLARRLVNTTYEAMRAGIMAVKPGATLGDIGHAIQTVAHREHFSIVREYCGHGIGQIYHDDPQVLHYGRPGEGMVLQPGMMFTIEPMINAGKPATRQMPDGWTVVTKDRSLSAQWEHMVVVTETGYDVLTSWPDGFGDYPPIP, from the coding sequence ATGGCCAAAAAGGTTTCCATCAAGTCCGCCGCCGATATCGAAATGGCCCGCAAGGCAGGCGCCATGGCGGCCGAAGTGCTGCACATGATCGGCGAACACGTCCGGCCCGGCGTCACCACCGACGAGATCGACCGCATCTGCCACGACTACATCGTAAACGTGCTGAAAGCCATTCCGGCCAATGTCGGATACCACGGCTTTCCCAAGACCATCTGCGCATCCGTCAATCATGTGATCTGCCACGGCATTCCGTCGGCCAAGGTGCTCAAGAACGGCGACATCCTGAATATCGACGTGGCCGTCATCAAGGACGGCTGGTTCGGCGACACCAGCCGCATGTACTACGTGGGCCAGCCCAGCCCGCTGGCGCGCCGCCTGGTCAACACCACCTACGAAGCCATGCGCGCGGGCATCATGGCGGTCAAGCCCGGCGCGACGCTGGGCGACATCGGGCACGCGATCCAGACCGTGGCCCACCGCGAACACTTCAGCATCGTGCGCGAGTATTGCGGCCACGGCATCGGCCAGATCTATCACGACGATCCGCAGGTGCTGCACTACGGCCGTCCCGGCGAAGGGATGGTGCTGCAGCCCGGCATGATGTTCACGATCGAGCCCATGATCAACGCGGGCAAGCCGGCAACCCGGCAGATGCCGGACGGCTGGACGGTGGTGACCAAGGACCGTTCGCTGTCGGCGCAATGGGAGCACATGGTGGTCGTGACCGAAACCGGCTATGACGTGCTGACTTCCTGGCCGGACGGCTTCGGCGACTATCCCCCGATACCCTGA
- a CDS encoding ParD-like family protein: MGIVKISEQMHENLRVASGALSRSINSQAEHWMRIGMLSELYPELRHADICQLLIRIEQADGFTIAALSQRLPQAVQQEAA, encoded by the coding sequence ATGGGCATCGTCAAGATTTCCGAGCAAATGCATGAGAACCTGCGCGTCGCCAGCGGCGCGCTCAGCCGTTCCATCAATTCCCAGGCCGAACACTGGATGCGCATCGGCATGCTGTCCGAGCTCTACCCCGAGCTGCGCCACGCCGACATCTGCCAGCTGCTGATCCGCATCGAACAGGCGGACGGCTTCACCATCGCCGCCTTGTCCCAGCGCTTGCCGCAGGCTGTCCAGCAGGAGGCCGCGTAA
- a CDS encoding DUF2894 domain-containing protein: MSSDGTRGALLDARAMLDAWRECGADRADPVRFHFMDALDRRAAAYGGQARQLLDDRLAGLIQAYEAGLDSARGQAEAGLDIAQDQPEAALLPGASDRGPLAGLIDHIAGSALADGHDPAARDPMGLRAAYPDVQMLDYFRAVWSRVSADRQVRQSQEQVHKNAGPLNSNQLVHRALSLMREVSPGYLQQFLSYTDALMWMEQMTAAAAPPAKETPRAGAPKKATRGKARKEAG; this comes from the coding sequence GTGAGCAGTGACGGCACCCGCGGAGCGCTCCTGGACGCGCGGGCGATGCTGGATGCCTGGCGCGAATGCGGCGCCGACCGCGCCGATCCCGTCCGCTTCCATTTCATGGATGCGCTGGATCGCCGGGCGGCCGCGTATGGCGGCCAGGCCCGGCAACTCCTGGACGACAGGCTGGCCGGACTGATCCAGGCCTATGAAGCCGGGCTGGACAGCGCCCGGGGCCAAGCCGAAGCCGGGCTGGACATAGCCCAGGACCAACCTGAAGCCGCGCTTTTGCCCGGCGCTTCCGACCGCGGGCCGCTGGCCGGACTGATAGACCACATCGCCGGTTCCGCGCTGGCGGACGGCCACGACCCCGCCGCCCGCGATCCGATGGGCCTGCGCGCCGCCTACCCCGACGTGCAGATGCTCGATTACTTCCGCGCGGTGTGGTCCCGGGTCAGCGCCGACCGCCAGGTGCGCCAGTCGCAAGAGCAGGTGCACAAGAACGCGGGCCCGCTCAATTCCAACCAGCTCGTGCACCGGGCGCTGTCGCTGATGCGCGAGGTATCGCCGGGATATCTGCAGCAGTTCCTGTCGTACACCGACGCGCTGATGTGGATGGAGCAGATGACCGCGGCGGCCGCCCCGCCGGCCAAGGAAACGCCGCGCGCCGGCGCTCCCAAGAAGGCCACGCGCGGCAAGGCCCGCAAGGAAGCGGGCTGA
- a CDS encoding OmpA family protein: MSEEIDGGVEPTVPAWAVFGDLMSVLLGAFVLILVSVVAVQLQLSTQLEEEVKQRQVETQRRETLEQALAGPLAAGRVTLINGRIGISGSVLFALNSDQLQPEGREILKSLIEPLSAYLKSHNEILMVSGYTDDQQVREGNRRFADNWDLSAQRALTVTRALIDEGVASSSVFAAAFGAEQPVASNADEEGRSKNRRVEITPIPKPSNDTGKPSEQ, translated from the coding sequence ATGAGCGAGGAAATCGACGGCGGCGTGGAGCCGACAGTCCCGGCGTGGGCCGTCTTCGGCGACCTGATGTCGGTGCTGCTGGGCGCCTTCGTCCTGATCCTGGTGAGCGTGGTTGCCGTGCAGCTGCAGCTCTCGACCCAGCTGGAAGAAGAGGTCAAGCAGCGCCAGGTCGAAACGCAGCGCCGCGAAACGCTGGAACAGGCGCTGGCCGGCCCGCTGGCCGCCGGCCGCGTAACGCTGATCAACGGGCGCATCGGCATCAGCGGCAGCGTGCTGTTCGCGCTGAACTCCGATCAATTGCAGCCCGAAGGCCGCGAAATCCTGAAGAGCCTGATCGAGCCGCTTTCGGCCTACCTGAAATCCCACAACGAGATCCTGATGGTCAGCGGCTATACCGACGACCAGCAGGTGCGCGAAGGCAACCGCCGCTTCGCCGACAACTGGGACCTGTCCGCCCAGCGCGCCTTGACGGTGACCCGCGCCCTGATCGACGAGGGCGTTGCGTCTTCCTCGGTGTTCGCGGCGGCCTTCGGCGCCGAGCAGCCGGTGGCCTCCAACGCGGACGAAGAAGGCCGGTCCAAGAACCGCCGGGTGGAGATCACGCCCATCCCCAAGCCGTCCAACGACACGGGAAAGCCGAGTGAGCAGTGA
- a CDS encoding DUF802 domain-containing protein yields the protein MSKYLINFVVFLAGLAVVGWIGVGYAGTNPLALAVTLLIGVCYLAGAWELLRYQQATSSLTRAVSGLSEAPGSLASWLDQLPASLRNAARLRVEGERVGLPGPGLTPYLVGLLVLLGMLGTFLGMVVTLRGTGLALESATDLGAIRASLAAPVKGLGFAFGTSIAGVATSAMLGLLAALCRRDRIQAAQLLDSKAATTLRAYTQSYQREESFKLLQRQAEVMQRQAETMPTLVEQLQAMMKSMAQQSQTLNDRQLASQDVFQGKAEAAYARLASVMEQSMKESVAQSARSAGEALQPVVQATMASLSRETASLQDTVTLAVQQQLDGLTAGLQATTTNVAGIWTEAVAGQQRASEAMAQDLRASLDRFAQTFEQRSSALLDGVSARLEASSGNMSEAWTHALARQEQVGEKLAGDNLQALTAAAASFEQHSASLLRTLNQSHTALQSELASRDHQRLSAWTETLGAMGATLRQEWEQSGAQAAARQQEISQTLAQTVRDITSQAAVQATLLEGVSARMEAAANGVSEQWTRALARQEQVSEKLAGDNQAALETAAATFERHSASLLRTLDQSHADLQAALAARDQERLAAWTGTLAQTTRDLTTQAEAQALLLENVSARLETAANGVSEQWTRALARQEQVSEKLAGDNQAALETAAATFEQHSASLLRTLDQSHADLQAALAARDQERLAAWTATLASMAAKLGQEWEQAGTQAALRQLEISDTLAETARGVTAQTQAQAGLLENVSARLETAAGNVTQAWTDAQSRQQSANEKLASDNQQALETAAAAFGQHAESLLRTLDQSHAELQAALASRDQERLAAWTGTLASMAAKLGEEWEQAGTQAAIRQLEISDALAQTARDVTAQTQTQAGLLENASARLESAAGSVTQAWTDAQARQEQVGAQLASDHRQALETAAATFGQHSATLLETLDQSHATLQTALAANDEARLAAWTGKLSAMADALRAEWEQAGANTASQQQQICDTLSLTAQDITSQTQAHASDTIAEIGRLVQAASEAPRAAAEVIGELRQKLSDSMVRDNDMLEERNRLLETLGTLLDAVNHTAAEQRTAVDSLVASSADMLDRVGAQFTDKVEAETGKLTDVAALVTSSAVEVASLGESFSVAVQSFGESNDKLMAHLQRIEAALDKSIARGDEQLAYYVAQAREVVDLSMMSQKQIVENLQQLASQRTAAGVEAA from the coding sequence ATGTCCAAGTATCTGATCAATTTCGTTGTTTTCCTGGCCGGTCTGGCCGTCGTGGGCTGGATCGGCGTGGGCTATGCGGGCACCAACCCGCTGGCGCTGGCCGTGACGCTGCTGATCGGCGTCTGCTATCTGGCAGGCGCGTGGGAGTTGCTGCGCTACCAGCAGGCCACGTCATCGCTGACGCGGGCCGTGTCCGGCCTGTCCGAAGCGCCAGGCAGCCTGGCGTCGTGGCTGGATCAATTGCCCGCCAGCCTGCGCAACGCGGCGCGTTTGCGCGTCGAAGGCGAGCGCGTGGGCCTGCCCGGACCGGGGCTTACGCCCTATCTGGTGGGCCTGCTGGTGTTGCTGGGCATGCTGGGCACGTTCCTGGGCATGGTGGTGACGCTGCGCGGCACCGGGCTCGCGCTGGAAAGCGCGACGGACCTGGGCGCCATCCGCGCGTCGCTGGCCGCGCCCGTCAAGGGCCTGGGCTTTGCGTTCGGCACCTCGATCGCCGGGGTGGCCACCTCCGCCATGCTGGGACTGTTGGCGGCCCTGTGCCGCCGCGATCGCATCCAGGCGGCGCAGCTCCTGGACAGCAAGGCAGCGACGACCCTGCGCGCCTACACGCAGAGTTATCAGCGCGAGGAATCCTTCAAGCTGCTCCAGCGCCAGGCCGAAGTCATGCAGCGCCAGGCCGAGACCATGCCGACGCTGGTCGAGCAGCTGCAGGCCATGATGAAGAGCATGGCGCAGCAGAGCCAGACGCTCAATGACCGCCAACTGGCCAGCCAGGACGTGTTCCAGGGCAAGGCCGAGGCGGCGTACGCCCGCCTGGCGTCCGTCATGGAGCAGTCCATGAAGGAAAGCGTGGCGCAAAGCGCGCGCTCGGCCGGCGAAGCCCTGCAGCCGGTCGTGCAGGCGACGATGGCCAGCCTGTCGCGCGAGACGGCTTCCCTGCAGGACACCGTGACGCTGGCGGTGCAACAGCAGCTGGACGGCCTGACGGCGGGCCTGCAGGCCACGACCACCAACGTCGCGGGCATCTGGACCGAGGCGGTGGCGGGCCAGCAGCGCGCCAGCGAGGCGATGGCCCAGGACCTGCGCGCGTCGCTGGACCGGTTCGCCCAGACCTTCGAGCAGCGCTCATCCGCCCTGCTGGATGGCGTCTCCGCCCGCCTGGAAGCCTCGTCCGGCAATATGTCGGAAGCGTGGACCCATGCCTTGGCGCGCCAGGAACAGGTCGGCGAAAAGCTGGCCGGCGACAACCTGCAGGCCCTGACGGCCGCCGCGGCCAGCTTCGAGCAGCACTCCGCGTCGCTGCTACGCACCTTGAATCAATCGCACACGGCGCTGCAGTCGGAACTGGCATCGCGCGACCACCAGCGCCTGTCCGCCTGGACCGAGACGCTGGGCGCCATGGGCGCCACGCTGCGCCAGGAATGGGAACAATCGGGCGCGCAAGCCGCCGCCCGCCAGCAGGAGATCAGCCAGACCCTGGCCCAGACCGTGCGCGACATCACCTCGCAGGCCGCGGTGCAAGCCACCCTGCTGGAAGGCGTGTCGGCCCGCATGGAAGCGGCGGCCAATGGCGTGTCGGAACAATGGACCCGCGCCCTGGCCCGCCAGGAGCAGGTCAGCGAAAAACTGGCCGGCGACAACCAGGCCGCGCTGGAGACGGCCGCGGCCACCTTCGAGCGGCACTCGGCGTCGCTGTTGCGCACGCTGGATCAGTCGCACGCGGACCTGCAGGCCGCCCTGGCTGCGCGCGACCAGGAACGCCTGGCCGCCTGGACCGGCACCCTGGCCCAGACCACCCGCGACCTTACGACCCAGGCCGAGGCGCAAGCCCTGCTGCTGGAGAACGTGTCGGCCCGCCTGGAGACCGCGGCAAACGGCGTGTCCGAGCAATGGACCCGCGCCCTGGCCCGCCAGGAGCAGGTCAGCGAAAAACTGGCCGGCGACAACCAGGCCGCGCTGGAGACGGCCGCGGCCACCTTCGAGCAGCACTCGGCGTCGCTCCTGCGCACGCTGGACCAGTCGCACGCGGACCTGCAGGCCGCCTTGGCTGCGCGCGACCAGGAACGCCTGGCCGCCTGGACCGCCACGCTGGCCTCGATGGCCGCCAAGCTGGGCCAGGAATGGGAGCAGGCCGGCACCCAGGCCGCCCTCCGCCAACTGGAAATCAGCGACACGCTGGCCGAGACCGCACGCGGCGTTACCGCGCAGACGCAGGCGCAGGCCGGCCTGCTGGAGAACGTATCCGCCCGCCTGGAAACCGCGGCCGGCAACGTCACGCAGGCCTGGACCGACGCGCAGTCGCGCCAGCAGAGCGCCAACGAAAAACTGGCCAGCGACAACCAGCAGGCCCTGGAAACCGCCGCGGCGGCGTTCGGCCAGCATGCCGAGTCGTTGTTGCGCACCCTGGACCAGTCGCACGCCGAACTGCAGGCCGCGCTGGCCTCTCGCGACCAGGAACGCCTGGCCGCCTGGACCGGCACCCTGGCCTCGATGGCCGCCAAGCTCGGCGAAGAGTGGGAACAGGCCGGGACGCAGGCCGCCATCCGCCAACTGGAAATCAGCGACGCGCTGGCCCAGACCGCGCGCGACGTCACGGCCCAGACGCAGACGCAAGCCGGCTTGCTGGAGAACGCTTCCGCCCGCCTGGAATCGGCGGCGGGCAGCGTCACGCAGGCCTGGACCGATGCGCAAGCCCGCCAGGAACAGGTCGGCGCGCAACTGGCCAGCGACCACCGGCAAGCGCTGGAGACCGCGGCGGCCACCTTCGGCCAACACTCGGCGACGCTGCTGGAAACGCTGGACCAGTCGCATGCAACCCTGCAAACGGCATTGGCGGCCAACGACGAAGCGCGCCTGGCGGCCTGGACCGGCAAGCTCTCCGCGATGGCCGACGCGCTGCGCGCCGAATGGGAACAGGCCGGCGCGAACACCGCCAGCCAGCAGCAGCAGATCTGCGACACCCTGAGCCTGACCGCGCAAGACATCACCTCGCAGACGCAGGCTCACGCCAGCGACACCATCGCCGAGATCGGCCGCCTGGTGCAGGCCGCGTCGGAAGCGCCGCGCGCCGCCGCCGAGGTCATCGGCGAACTGCGCCAGAAGCTGTCCGACAGCATGGTGCGCGACAACGACATGCTGGAAGAGCGCAACCGCCTGCTGGAAACGCTGGGCACCCTGCTGGACGCAGTCAATCACACCGCGGCCGAGCAGCGTACCGCCGTCGATTCGCTGGTCGCGTCGTCGGCGGACATGCTGGACCGCGTCGGCGCCCAGTTCACCGACAAGGTCGAGGCCGAAACCGGCAAGCTCACCGATGTCGCCGCGCTGGTCACCAGCAGCGCCGTGGAAGTGGCCAGCCTGGGCGAATCCTTCAGCGTCGCGGTGCAGTCGTTCGGCGAGTCCAACGACAAGCTGATGGCCCACCTGCAACGCATCGAAGCCGCGCTGGACAAGTCCATCGCCCGCGGCGATGAGCAGCTTGCCTATTACGTGGCGCAGGCCCGTGAAGTGGTGGACCTGAGCATGATGTCGCAGAAGCAGATCGTCGAGAACCTGCAGCAGCTCGCCAGCCAGCGCACCGCGGCCGGAGTGGAAGCGGCATGA
- a CDS encoding DUF3348 domain-containing protein — protein sequence MLQASQRTGLSGPTLIRLLTRLTDADVQQSRQSLSDHLSLWLGWTDAIALSAALNTSPPVIAPGARLFSSAEERECVRVRTTLADAIASDTAATVAKRLTPGQAPVKKPAALAEADADYSNFRQRYLSLQHTMETSIGNLRSRLRGMVAARNGEMTRLAVVDAIMDRALLPKERALLGAIPKLLQVHFVRLRVAEEAALANAEAGDAAEAEITETPPAVTPGAWLDTFRKDMRSVLLAELDVRLQPVEGLLAALRAS from the coding sequence ATGTTGCAAGCCTCCCAGCGCACAGGTTTAAGCGGCCCGACGCTCATTCGCTTGCTGACTCGCCTGACGGATGCCGATGTCCAGCAATCCAGGCAATCGCTCTCAGACCATCTGAGCCTATGGCTTGGCTGGACGGATGCGATCGCGCTGTCCGCGGCCCTGAATACCAGCCCGCCCGTGATTGCCCCCGGCGCCCGCCTGTTCAGCAGCGCCGAAGAGCGCGAGTGCGTGCGCGTCCGGACCACGCTGGCCGACGCCATCGCCAGCGACACCGCGGCCACGGTCGCCAAGCGGCTGACGCCGGGACAAGCACCGGTGAAGAAGCCCGCGGCCCTGGCCGAAGCCGACGCCGACTACTCGAATTTTCGTCAGCGGTATCTGTCGTTGCAGCACACGATGGAAACCAGCATTGGCAATCTGCGCAGCCGGCTGCGCGGGATGGTGGCGGCCAGGAACGGCGAAATGACGCGCCTGGCGGTGGTGGACGCGATCATGGACCGCGCCCTGCTGCCCAAGGAGCGCGCTTTGCTGGGCGCGATTCCCAAGTTGCTGCAGGTTCACTTTGTGCGCCTGCGCGTGGCCGAGGAAGCGGCGTTGGCCAATGCCGAAGCCGGCGATGCCGCCGAAGCTGAAATTACCGAAACGCCCCCGGCGGTAACGCCCGGCGCGTGGCTGGACACGTTCCGCAAAGACATGCGCAGCGTCCTCCTTGCCGAATTGGATGTTCGTTTACAACCGGTCGAAGGGCTGCTTGCCGCCCTTCGCGCCAGCTAA
- a CDS encoding LysR family transcriptional regulator translates to MKRLHGMELFAEVAKTHSFSRAAATLGVPTSTVSRHVAELERSVGLRLLNRTTRRVELTEAGRLYFERCRRIVAEAEVAHEELRGQLEVPSGPLRIHVSAAYAMDAMLPALAAFGKRYPDIRFHMSLAGAECGDRAPEPCDVSLRFGELSDSSQIARRLGMLHARLYASPDYLASRGAPGRPSDLERHDCIGLRTGGGQAAPWPLQRQEEQFLVSSVHRYCVDDAGMAERLAVLGAGIAALGGDLSRRLQAGELVHVLPAWSLRPIAVHAVTETRLLPAKTRRFIDFLADYLNPAAA, encoded by the coding sequence ATGAAACGCCTGCATGGCATGGAATTGTTCGCCGAAGTGGCGAAGACGCATAGTTTCAGCCGCGCCGCCGCGACGCTCGGCGTGCCCACGTCGACGGTATCCCGCCACGTCGCGGAACTGGAGCGCTCGGTCGGCCTGCGGCTGCTCAACCGGACCACGCGCCGGGTCGAGCTGACCGAGGCCGGGCGCCTGTACTTCGAGCGCTGCCGCCGCATCGTGGCCGAGGCGGAAGTCGCGCACGAGGAACTGCGCGGCCAGCTGGAGGTTCCCAGCGGCCCGCTGCGCATCCATGTGTCCGCGGCCTACGCCATGGATGCCATGCTGCCCGCCCTGGCGGCGTTCGGGAAACGCTATCCGGACATCCGCTTTCACATGAGCCTGGCTGGCGCCGAATGCGGCGACCGCGCGCCCGAGCCCTGCGATGTCTCGCTCCGGTTCGGCGAGCTGTCCGATTCATCGCAGATCGCGCGGCGTCTGGGCATGCTGCACGCGCGCCTGTATGCCAGCCCGGACTACCTGGCATCCCGCGGCGCGCCCGGCAGGCCCTCCGACCTTGAACGCCATGACTGCATCGGCTTGCGTACGGGCGGCGGCCAGGCGGCGCCCTGGCCCTTGCAGCGCCAAGAGGAGCAGTTCCTCGTGTCGTCGGTTCACCGCTACTGCGTCGATGACGCCGGCATGGCGGAGCGGCTGGCCGTCCTGGGCGCCGGCATCGCGGCGCTGGGCGGCGACCTGAGCCGGCGGCTGCAGGCCGGCGAACTGGTGCATGTACTGCCGGCGTGGAGCCTGCGCCCCATTGCGGTCCATGCCGTCACCGAAACCCGCCTGCTGCCCGCGAAGACGCGCCGGTTCATCGATTTTCTGGCGGACTATCTGAACCCGGCCGCAGCCTAG